In Gopherus evgoodei ecotype Sinaloan lineage chromosome 10, rGopEvg1_v1.p, whole genome shotgun sequence, a single window of DNA contains:
- the IL4R gene encoding interleukin-4 receptor subunit alpha, translating into MMADSLKAAVLALWTLFFSCATYHIMATGSIQMFDCFTDYARELTCHWGVAPQTNCSKEFRLYYKKEYFSTVYNACIPENRKGSSMNSISNCICIILSEYFTTGLTYHLALQANGTVLWNDTLIPAHIVKPRPPKNLTIEKSENDNFYVLKWIESYSTGDMLYGEEVNYEVKYWNKQNPEEKFVKQLPYQTTHLEIVATQLKRGYDYLVSVRRNYTGIYSTKWSDWSNAVEFHSDYGVTLEDSLQKIVLISCMLIPALILICYFSFAIVKREWWDQIPNPAKSHLVVKNVKAAQISVWRKMLSTDEIKAPFRDVKQTHVEHQLSCKNCLAKYAQGQTLKGKDNVKSGEKPDSCLNKCGEWFPEEYEAVLIPEITLVEDSLEVCEYSTNTETESHEDNLGQIVLCSPGESSANSFIEHTQHNDALADMFIKLLECGTSIRDTEVPDFIIEEHKIFANGESENSSQQTPKENVVQDQQSCDTSHTCSFPTTASQDDYNCRAASTKSMRSEESFESGYQSSNTDTASPQAKNPPDVLHQSHFLCSSETQHDLLVLIKKSPNAPSSEIIKDGINSPAYQSFDSLKSQSTESCTTAYKSFDSLKSQSTESCSTAYKSFSSLLSQSTVSNSLTQCLENPGSSLSLEFPENQILPCRQEQAHRPHGDQSCYTDHKGDCTETAFQITCSEDIDFPWFSSHAHDRLSFFLPEKEIHKQITCQNLPEKAAAISSPSVSNPSSYQPFDIALKHNNTHCDNNSEAISESPYKPFINLLNNNLRETLPAIICESDLQIDL; encoded by the exons TTATGGCAACAGGGAGCATACAGATGTTTGACTGCTTCACTGACTATGCCAGGGAGCTGACTTGTCATTGGGGAGTGGCTCCACAAACAAACTGCTCCAAGGAATTCCGACTCTATTACAAGAAGGAATATTTCTCAACAGT ATACAATGCATGCATCCCTGAGAATAGAAAAGGCAGCAGCATGAATTCCATTTCCAACTGCATTTGCATAATTCTGTCCGAATATTTCACGACAGGCCTCACATATCATTTAGCACTACAGGCCAACGGGACAGTGCTGTGGAATGACACTTTAATACCAGCACACATTG TTAAACCAAGGcccccaaaaaatcttaccattgAGAAGAGTGAAAATGATAACTTCTACGTCTTGAAGTGGATCGAGAGCTACAGCACAGGGGACATGCTCTATGGAGAGGAAGTAAACTATGAAGTCAAATACTGGAACAAGCAGAATCCGGAAGAG AAGTTTGTAAAACAGCTTCCCTACCAAACGACACACTTAGAAATTGTTGCAACGCAGTTGAAGCGAGGATATGACTACCTTGTAAGCGTCCGGCGTAATTATACAGGCATCTATTCCACCAAATGGAGTGACTGGAGCAATGCAGTTGAATTTCACAGTG ATTATGGAGTAACTTTAGAAGATAGTCTGCAGAAGATTGTTCTCATATCCTGCATGTTGATCCCAGCTCTGATTTTAATCTGTTACTTCAGCTTTGCCAT AGTTAAGAGAGAATGGTGGGATCAAATCCCAAATCCAGCCAAGAGCCATCTGGTTGTAAAGAATGTCAAGGCAGCTCAG ATTTCAGTCTGGAGGAAAATGCTGTCCACTGATGAAATTAAGGCACCTTTCCGTGATGTGAAACAGACTCACGTTGAACACCAACT AAGCTGTAAGAACTGTCTTGCAAAATATGCTCAAGGCCAAACCTTGAAGGGGAAAGATAACGTCAAAAGTGGTGAGAAACCCGACAGTTGCCTGAATAAATGTGGAGAGTGGTTCCCAGAAGAGTATGAGGCTGTTCTAATTCCAGAGATCACTTTGGTTGAAGATTCTCTTGAAGTCTGTGAATATTCAACAAACACTGAAACTGAGAGCCATGAGGACAACCTGGGTCAGATCGTCTTGTGCTCACCTGGTGAGAGCAGTGCTAATAGCTTTATCGAACACACTCAACACAATGATGCACTTGCAGACATGTTTATTAAGCTACTAGAATGTGGAACCAGTATTCGTGACACAGAAGTTCCAGACTTCATCATAGAAGAGCATAAAATCTTTGCGAACGGTGAATCAGAAAATTCGTCACAGCAAACACCAAAAGAAAATGTAGTCCAGGATCAACAGTCATGTGATACTTCACACACTTGCTCCTTTCCCACTACAGCCTCTCAGGATGACTACAACTGTAGGGCAGCTAGCACCAAGTCAATGCGATCAGAAGAATCGTTTGAATCTGGTTATCAAAGTTCTAACACAGACACTGCTTCTCCCCAGGCAAAGAATCCTCCAGACGTGTTGCATCAAAGCCACTTTCTTTGCAGTTCTGAAACTCAGCATGACTTGTTGGTCTTGATTAAAAAATCACCAAATGCTCCTTCCTCTGAGATAATCAAAGATGGAATAAATAGTCCAGCGTATCAGAGCTTTGACAGCCTCAAGTCTCAGTCCACGGAGTCTTGTACCACAGCATATAAGAGCTTTGACAGCCTCAAGTCTCAGTCCACAGAGTCTTGTAGCACAGCATATAAGAGCTTCAGCAGCCTCCTGTCTCAGTCCACGGTTAGCAATAGCCTGACACAGTGTTTGGAAAACCCAGGTTCTTCACTGTCCTTAGAGTTTCCAGAGAATCAAATACTTCCCTGCAGACAAGAACAAGCCCATCGACCCCATGGTGATCAAAGTTGTTATACTGACCACAAGGGTGACTGCACTGAGACTGCTTTTCAAATCACCTGTTCAGAAGACATAGACTTTCCATGGTTTTCCTCCCATGCTCATGACAGACTTTCATTTTTCCTGCCAGAGAAAGAAATACACAAGCAAATAACATGTCAAAATCTTCCAGAAAAAGCAGCTGCAATTTCCAGCCCCTCTGTTTCTAATCCATCTAGTTACCAGCCTTTTGATATTGCTCTTAAACACAATAATACACACTGTGACAATAACAGTGAGGCTATTTCTGAGTCGCCTTATAAACCCTTTATCAACCTTTTAAACAACAACCTTAGAGAAACACTTCCAGCTATCATCTGTGAATCTGACCTGCAGATAGACTTGTAA